From the genome of Glycine soja cultivar W05 chromosome 14, ASM419377v2, whole genome shotgun sequence:
CCAAATTAATCTCATGCTTGCTCTTTTGACCTTGCCGAGGGGCCTTATTGGTTAGTCCCTCCATTAGGGCATTGCAATAAATTGAACAGGGTTCCTTCAACCATACAACGAAGGCTAGTCTCTGCAAAATTACTGACATGGAAAACCGTATAGTTAGATTAAATCTAGAAGTAGCTGCAAAGGATTTTCTTGCAACAAAAGTATAAACATCCATCCATTTATTTGtaaattaacttatattttagttCAATGTACATGAAAATTGTTAGAGGTTATTGGGGAGATTTACACCAATGAGCCATGAACAGGCACGTAAGGAAACttgacaccacactttaaccTAAAATTTGATATTCTTCTCACTTATATCATGCTCaactttttcacttttattcaaTGTGGGgcttcacctcacacttataCTTCAACATAAGCCTTGAATTTTTGTAGAGCAGCTAGAAATTATTTTCAACTGTATGAAGATCTAGAAGCAAAATCCAAAGTGAAAGTTCTCGTTAAACAAGTCAATTTATCAGTAGTTCCCAATTTGAATTGTAGAAGGAATTGGGTGATgcagtaaataaaaaatgtgaacGCTGAGGTAGGTTATGGATCTTCACATGTATTTTGCATGATGTTCTTCCTCTCGGCAGTTCAAATTAACTAAACAATGATCTTAGCAGATTTGTTCATCGACAATATTAGATCGAGAAAACACATAAAGAGAGTATTACAAGGCATGCCCTTGAATTGGACATGTCACAACAGATGATACTTCTTCAAAAACAAGtccttataattttcttttccacGTTAGGTGTTactttgttagtttttattagaGGATTTGAAAACCACAACTTCTCCCTTCAACtatcaattcaaaatttataactctTGTCCTTTTAAATATATGTGaaatgaaaatgtaaattattcttatacattctgaatttttttaccaaaaactcATAAggtattacaaaattaatatataatatcatgataaaaaaatctaaaattcttaagtttctataaattataattgttcTCTATGCATTTTCATACTTTAAgaatattgtatattttttcattgtcaATGTTAATTTAGTGTTTGAAAGGTAACGTCCTTCATTAAAATAActaacactaaaatatcattaatctTGATTTCTTTATatcaaaaatacaataaataaaaactgcTCCTAAAAGAATTATAGCATGGAAATTTTGAAAAGATAGTATTTTACTCATCtcttaaagtaaataatttgaATTCTTCGTTATCTTTACTTTAAtagaattttttcattttctttcttcttcttaatcCTCGAGCAACTCACTAATGCTAAGAAAGACGATTtatttgtataattctaggAAAAATAACTATATATTCTTATATAAGTCTTgtatgtaatttaaaattatattttttaagatttgttTAATcaatctttctttattttttatttttatttttttatccaatttaatatattattttactaatatcttttaaaaaataaaacgatctaatatattaaaataattcaatctatcttttcatttttttaaagatatatttaaataatttttatctaaataattattgaattattgttgggatgttaattaaaataatgtgcTCTATATAGTGTGTGTGGtgtgtgttttttgttttgtgttactGTAATAATAATGAGAATTGGATTAAGAGcatgaatttttatattgaatgtcttatatatatttatttgggcgtttgagttaaaaaattcaatgaaaatgatatataattttttataggggcaaaattattttttatatacattagcaaattaaaaaaaaaaaaaaaatctggtgGCACAATTGCCCCACAACAAATAAGATCCATCCGCCGGTGAAGGAAATGACCTTTCTTTgccttcactttttctttttgtgtctgAGATTATTGTGTCTTCATTAAGCATAAAATTCGTGCACCagtttaagaaaaaattcaaactaATTACATGTGCATAAAATATCTGCAGAAGTACATTTAGAAATCTTATATGCACGATTAACCGTGGGCACACTTCTACAAGTCATTAAAATACATAGTAATTGTATAAAAAGAGGACAAAagatcaaaatgataaaaagaaaaggtgaGATTTTCAGGAGGCCTTTCCAAATTAACCTATGGCAGCAAATGAGGTTAAGTCTCTTTCATGCATGGTGTTTGGTTGAGGGGAgggaaaaaattgagaaaaaattatatttatcatataaatctcgtactatttaaattttactttaattcagatattttttttattcttatttttttattttcataatctcaactaaacacaaacacaacataTAAAAGATGTTCATATTTAATGTGTTTTACTATGTTGAACATAATTCTCTTAGGGAGACTGTAATGGGAAACACCCCAAAAAGAagtataatcttatatatatatatatactcacaCGACATATTAAAATGTCTCTAAATTAGCAAAATGGTGCCTCCATTGGGTAAGGATGTTTGAAATCTTGAGTGTTCTCATTGTGAGACTCCAAACAAAATACAATTGTAGAGTTCTCCAAAGGGTCATTTATATGCAACCATTTCTTCATGTGTAGTgtacaatttgaatttcaacctCAAAAACCATTTTCTACTTGACGTGGCTCCACAAGGATATAAAGTGGCTTTCCATTAAGTTTGCTGCGTACCTGAAAGAAGgctatgatttatttcatttccatgatttgaaaaaagaaaatcgaaAATAATGTTACTTAACATTGTGCGATATCATCCAAAAGTTATTACAACATGGAACAATGCAAACTTGCTCCTGCAAAATCCTTGTAGGGAATCCTAACAGAACCTATATATGATGGTAGCTTCACAATTTGGAAACAGAAATTTGCATATAGCAACTATGGCACATTGGTATGGATATTTATTATATAGTTTCAAGCCATACAACAAAATTAGCTTGAGCTAGAGAGGGAGTATATCATATAGtagttttatcaaatataaatgACAAGGACTCTTCATTCACTCGCTTAAAATGATAGGTAAAAGAGCAAAGTATAATCGTAAATTGATAACATAGCACCAACAGTTTGGGCCTACCTAGTGTGAGCTCTATGAAGAGATAATTCTTCgggagaaaaaatatattggacttgcaaaattagaaaaaaaaaattaactaacaaGGATATAAATTGGCCTTTCATGAATCATGATCATACAACTCAATCTAGTAGGAATGGCAAACAATATTATCagtttattttaactaattaaatataccaaaaaaaaattacaaactaaaataagaaagaaagtgTGATTTTCACCTTTatctgttttattatttttggtgaAGAACTTGGACTGCCAATAACATGATGGAAATCTCTAAGATTAGCTAGCAAAATataacttacaaaagcaataattaatttaattagccATTACCTTGAGATCAGAGAGACCAATCACACAAGCACACTCCACTACTTCAGCATCAGCACGTTCTACAAAATAAGTTGAAAAGAGCCTTAAAGCATTTTAGGGACAACATACACGCAAATAGAAAAGGCTCCTTTACTGAGTTCAGctgtttttgttataaaaaaaaagctgtTTGAAATCTTTAGCTTGTTTGGGAATCTTAGCttaaatttagaaagaaaaaaaaaaagctttttgtcTGAAAAAATAAGCTAATTTTATGAATCTGAAAATTTGTagtttattactatttttcaaCAGTTTTTTTCCTCCTTCAGCTGTTTACATGCTCTTTTACCACATAAAAGTTGATTTTCTTGTTGCAtccaaatgaaattaattagctTCAAAACACTTTTCAGCACActtattcaaacaaaaaattaatctaattatAATCAGTTATAACaataattgattataattttcGTAGTTATCCCAAACACAAAGTGAGCAAGCATGTATCAACCCATTAATTTAAAGTGCATCATAATCTTAATTCATAAGAAATTAAGGCTGAATACATCTTTATTTGCTCACCGCAGAAACAAATTCACTTTAGAAGAGAATTTTTCTGGAAAAAGGAATATAGAACAAAACAGTTATCTCAACAATAAAGCATGCATTTGCAGATCACCTAGAAGTATAATTGCTGCTGACAGAGTTCCACCTGTAGCCACCAAATCATCGATAATTATGACCCGTTCATTGTGTTGGACAGCGCCAACATGCATCTCCAAGCAATCAGTTCCATATTCTAGAacatatttttctgaaattactTCACCTAAACATGAAGCAAGTCAGAGTTTAGGCATGAATGTGAGGACCAAATTAATGCACAGGAACAAGTAGTTTAAATTGATAGACACTGCTAAAAGGGCCTCAGCTCTTTTTGATGCATTTGTGTGAATAGCTATTGGACCCAAGAGTAACTTTCTACTTACATGATcaaatatttaccaaaaaaattttTTGATAAGTAAACTATTTCAAAGTAAGTAACTTCATTTTATATCCTGTTGTCATAAGTAGAATGCAAGCATGGCTAAGCAAgattagaatttagaaaattttgattaaCAAACAGTAGATATGTTGATAAGATTGCTCAATGAAGATCAAGAACACCATTAAAAAGTCAAGTTAAGCAACAGTGCAGCCACAAACATCTATTCCAATTAAAAGgataattaaatacatatatgGCACTAGGGAACTTAATTAGGTACTTCCTCTCTGAACAAAAAATGTAAACTTTGGAGTCAATTGAGTTTGGACGAACTAGTAACCCACAAACACTAACAGTAAAACAGCacctaaataaataatgaacaaCCAAAGTATATGACTATGACAAGGCCTTTCCACTCAGAATAGACCTTTCCATTCAACTGAAAATGATCTTCATTCAGCTTCTTTTCTTTTGGCCAAAGTTTGGTATATTCTAGTTTTAACTTAAAACAGATTAAGATTAATAGTAGTGTAGATCTCAATTAATATTCAACACAACACAGATATACCTGGTAGCTTTCCAGGTTTGCATAAAGGAACAAACTTGGCACCAATGCCTAACGCAATTGAGGAACCAAAAATGAATCCCCTGGCTTCAACTCCTTCATATAAACCAACCCAATTGTATAAGCATGTAAACCAATAAAAGCCAATAAAAACTAGCTCCTAAGTGAGGAGGTCATCACTATTAAGATATTGAACAGCTTCACAGGGATGCAAATGCAAGTGCAAATTGATTTGCCAAAACACAATCTTAACATAATTTAGTAGTGCCATCTGAGTGGTTAACTTTAGTGTCCCATCATGAAAGGTATACAGGTCATAGATTCAATGGATGCATCTTTtgcttaaaaagttaaaatgactTATCATGCAAGGTTTTAAATGTGTTCATCGCAATTCTTGACATTATGGAAAATTATAGACAAATACGTTGATGTAGTCACAATTGCAGCCATGTCATTAAGACCCCAAAAACCATGACGTTAAAGCCAAAATTGCTGTCGCAGAccgttttttaaaactttgctACCTTATCTGAGTTTTTGTAACTGTTACCAAAGGGTACCTTTCAAGTTTTACCAGAAGAAAGTTACTCTCAGTTTTTACCCAACATAAGGTTTAAAGgaagaaaggggaaaaaaaaactcattcccCTTACATGTTTCAACATACATGCAGTTACATGTGAGAACGGAGACAAAAAAGAATTGATATatcaattatgttaaaaaaaggcCAAAGACAAAccctttagaaattaaaatagaagaacATGGCTGATGCAGAACATAAATTacccaaaaaaattacttcatcTTTCTCGTAAAAAAGTTCATAACACAGTAGTACTAACATCTACTCAtgtttcaataaaagaaaaaattgttaagagaattaaagatgaaaatatggTTCTAACTTCTAAAAGGGTCGTACATGCAGAGAAAGTTGAAGAAAAGTAGAGTAGATTACCGGCAACAACAGAAATATCCATGTCTCTGTAACGATCAACAAAAATGTCAACCACGTCTTTAAACGCGCTGTGATCCAACAGCAATGTTGTTATGTCTTGAAACATTATTCCTGttgttcatttaatttaataacaacaatataatttaagaaataaCTAATAAGAAAGCATCAtcaccattattattattattagtagtagtagtagtatagTATTGTCATGATGAAATTAAAACCTTGTTTGGGGAAGTGAGGCACCACTCTGATGGCTTGGGAGATTGCTTGAAGCCTTGGGTCTTCCCCCTTCTTCTTCGCACCATTTTCTAGGACAAACATGTTCTGTGTGTGAGAAAAGTGTTACCAGAACAATTTTTTATGCAAGTAATTGCAAGAAACTactattattatgtgttttgtCGTGTTAATATTAAGGACTTTGAGGTTGATGTGTGGGGCTACAAACTTTGTTTGAGGTTGAGCCAACAACACCTAGAACACATTTAAAAGACAACTAATCAAGGTTGTGGGAGTGGTACGAGGACGCGAATTTTGAGCATGTGTATCATACGATGCTTTTGTCGTTTTCGTTCACTTTTGTAAACTGAAAATGCCTTCACTAAATTAAAGCAAAGTCAAAACCATTAATAAAAAAGATGGTTGGTGGGTGCCAAAAGGATTTTTATTCTGCTCCTCTGAAATCCGGGACACATTTAGAGGATAAGCTATCATATTTGgtgccaaaaaataataattaaaatttagtttaaacatatattttagtCCTGAGtgagttttaattttacttcttgtgaaaaaaaaaatctttaattttcatctctcaaaaggttaaaattttgttcttattttcatACTTTTATGTAACACTCGTACACTTGTTATAGGATTGCTCCCtctagatttaaatatatataagaagaaaaaaaaagtgtttcatAGTAAGTAAAAAAGCTTTGAAGTGATAGAgctgtcacaaacattttttatttgtttctgtGCTACTTTGgtttaatcaaacaaaaaaaatctttaatttaataGCTAACTAGaactaataataaagtattaattTAGCTCAGCACGTAAAATGTATAAGAATATTTATCATACTGTcctatgatatatattttgatcTCAACATACATGTGTTATGACTTGTTGCACAATTTGAATCACGCGCTGTGACGTGCGGCCTTTGTGGCAGGCCAGTCCACGTGCATGAAACCCAAATACAGGGGACTCATGACTGACACGTCGGCCACGACAAATATTGATtgatatatatgaatatgaatgtAGTTTTGCACTTACTACCATCTCATCTTAtgtgaaataattatttgtctttaaaatttctataatttaattaaaaaaaatttaatttctattggtACTTGGTAGTGTTAAAAATTTCAAACtatcaatcaaataaaaaattattgctaatgtaacttttaaattatcactaaaaaattcaataaatttaatatagatgataattttaactaaacagtaattaaatctaatggtaataattaatagtgtaaaatagttaaaaaaaattatttagtcacATATCATCATTGATATTAATTATAGGTAACTTGATTTTCATAATCAATTAGCATATTAACGATCTTATGCATAAGAACAATTCTTAACTAATATACTAATTGTCCTAATTGGATTTaatctattttgttttaatattttttttcgtgGAAAATTCCTTAAAACTATTAATAAGTCACTTGATTGTCAAGTCGTTTctcaaatatattataagccaaAATATATCACATATATTGTTCTAAGACATAATGTATCATATACACTTTGAAAAATAATCATACCAAATAAGCACCTGATTGTTATATCAATCTTATTGGTATctacaaattaaatctaatactCCCCAAGAtgtttagtataaaaaataatttcaaaatccaCATCTCatgttatattaattaattataagtctCTTGATTGTTGGTTTTCATGTCATtccttattattaattaaataaataacttgcatcacatatttttattttaagctacAAGTCTTGTGGTTGTTTGGTCGTTCCttgtaatataaataattttcgtTATAtgctctaatttatttttcaaattacaaGTCTTTTGTTAGTCAAATTGTTCCTTgtaataaatcaaatcaaaatagtTTGCATCATATGttacaattattttcaaaaccaCAAGTTTCTTGATATTCTGATTCGTTCCCGGTcattaaacaatttaatatatataacaaattggATAATATATCACCTTATAATAAAACACATATCATCATATGTATTTCTATAAAGACGATAAACAACatatggaaaaataaaattttgcttctaaaataagatttttatagTCATTGACAAGATACAACttgaattaaatcattttaatttgaaatcttatttctatgTTAATTGTTTGGGatataattaacttttattatcAACTTCTTTGATAAgcccaacaaagaaaaaaaggaatataattaacttttttgtCAACTTCTTTGACAAgcgcaacaaagaaaaaaaaaacttaaatttttttgtgcttAACAAGAGAATAGGTAATTGTGTGTTTTTAACGAAGGCTCGTCTTATAACACACGTAAAAAACTTCTTTTTCTAACCATATGGAAAAGATGCATGATACATTCTGTCTTGATTCTATCTAATGTCtaaatttaaaagcaaaattcatttttgttccTACCGATTAGctattaacatatttaaaattaaaacaaaattattatttttttatctgccAACTTTtagcatatttaaatttaaaaacaaaatccatTTTTGTTTCTGCCTCTCAACTATTAACATAGttaaatctaaaagaaaatccttttttatttctatttgccAACTATTagcatattaaaaataaaatattttttttttctaatcaataaatcaaatatctCCATACAGGGACAACAATAAGGATATATAATGTCACATATCATTAGCTTTTATCACAATAATCAAGATCTGGGCAcaatcttataaattatatactacaatatatctttatatattgcaatcatataatatatatgatatattttatatgtatataatgatataataaaaaatttgcatatattatcaatataatataataatttaatcaataagTCAAATATCTTTATGCAAAAGTGTATAGTCAGATGGATATATCATATTGTGGAcataatatcatatattattgacttttatcataataattaaaattttgatgcaat
Proteins encoded in this window:
- the LOC114384557 gene encoding adenine phosphoribosyltransferase 5-like isoform X4 encodes the protein MFVLENGAKKKGEDPRLQAISQAIRVVPHFPKQGIMFQDITTLLLDHSAFKDVVDIFVDRYRDMDISVVAGVEARGFIFGSSIALGIGAKFVPLCKPGKLPGEVISEKYVLEYGTDCLEMHVGAVQHNERVIIIDDLVATERADAEVVECACVIGLSDLKSKFFTKNNKTDKGTQQT
- the LOC114384557 gene encoding adenine phosphoribosyltransferase 5-like isoform X1 gives rise to the protein MFVLENGAKKKGEDPRLQAISQAIRVVPHFPKQGIMFQDITTLLLDHSAFKDVVDIFVDRYRDMDISVVAGVEARGFIFGSSIALGIGAKFVPLCKPGKLPGEVISEKYVLEYGTDCLEMHVGAVQHNERVIIIDDLVATGGTLSAAIILLERADAEVVECACVIGLSDLKVRSKLNGKPLYILVEPRQVENGF
- the LOC114384557 gene encoding adenine phosphoribosyltransferase 5-like isoform X5 translates to MFVLENGAKKKGEDPRLQAISQAIRVVPHFPKQGIMFQDITTLLLDHSAFKDVVDIFVDRYRDMDISVVAGEVISEKYVLEYGTDCLEMHVGAVQHNERVIIIDDLVATGGTLSAAIILLERADAEVVECACVIGLSDLKVRSKLNGKPLYILVEPRQVENGF
- the LOC114384557 gene encoding adenine phosphoribosyltransferase 5-like isoform X3, which codes for MFVLENGAKKKGEDPRLQAISQAIRVVPHFPKQGIMFQDITTLLLDHSAFKDVVDIFVDRYRDMDISVVAGVEARGFIFGSSIALGIGAKFVPLCKPGKLPGEVISEKYVLEYGTDCLEMHVGAVQHNERVIIIDDLVATERADAEVVECACVIGLSDLKVRSKLNGKPLYILVEPRQVENGF
- the LOC114384557 gene encoding adenine phosphoribosyltransferase 5-like isoform X2, which encodes MFVLENGAKKKGEDPRLQAISQAIRVVPHFPKQGIMFQDITTLLLDHSAFKDVVDIFVDRYRDMDISVVAGVEARGFIFGSSIALGIGAKFVPLCKPGKLPGEVISEKYVLEYGTDCLEMHVGAVQHNERVIIIDDLVATGGTLSAAIILLERADAEVVECACVIGLSDLKSKFFTKNNKTDKGTQQT